The Streptomyces sp. NBC_00454 DNA segment AGGTTTGAATGCCCGGGCTCGCACCCCGAGAACCTAAGGATCCGTCCATGAGTTCCACGACGACCCTTCAGAAGGCAGGCGACCCGACCGGTGAACCCGGTTCCGCCCAGCCCTCCGATGGCCTGAAGGCCGGTCTCAAGAACCGCCACCTGTCCATGATCGCCATCGGCGGCGTCATCGGCGCCGGCCTCTTCGTCGGCTCCGGCGGCGGTATCGCCAAAACCGGTCCCGCCATCCTGATCTCCTACGCGCTGGTCGGCGCGATGGTCGTCTTCGTCATGCGGATGCTGGGCGAGATGGCCGCCGCCAGCCCGAACTCCGGGTCCTTCTCCGCGTACGCCGACCGCGCGCTCGGCCGCTGGGCCGGTTTCTCCATCGGCTGGCTGTACTGGTTCTTCTGGGTCGTCGTGCTGGCCGTGGAGGCCACCGCCGGGGCCGTGATCCTCGAAGGCTGGGTGCCGGCCGTCCCGCAGTGGGCCTGGGCCCTGATCGTGATGGCGGTGCTGACGGTCACCAACCTCGGCTCGGTCGCCTCGTACGGCGAGTTCGAGTTCTGGTTCGCCGGCATCAAGGTCGTCGCCATCGGCGGCTTCGTGATCATCGGCATGCTGGCCGTCTTCGGCGTGCTGCCGGGCTCGGACAACCCGGGCGCGGGCTTCGCGCACCTCACCGACACCGGCGGGTTCATGCCGAACGGCTGGGGTTCGGTCCTCACCGGTGTGCTGATGGTCGTCTTCTCCTTCATGGGCAGCGAGATCGTCACGCTGGCCGCCGGCGAGTCCGAGGACCCGCGGCGCGCGGTCACCAAGGCCACCAACTCGGTGATCTGGCGGATCGGCGTCTTCTACTTGGGCTCGATCTTCATCGTCCTGACCCTGCTGCCGTGGAACGACAAGTCGATCACCGAGAAGGGCTCGTACGTCGCCGCCCTGGACTCGATCGGCATCGCGCACGCCGGACAGATCATGAACGTGATCGTGCTGACGGCCGTGCTGTCCTGCCTGAACTCGGGCCTGTACACCGCCTCCCGCATGGCCTTCTCGCTGGGCGAGCGCGGCGATGCCCCCAAGGCCTTCGCCAAGGTGAGCAAGCGGGGCGTACCGACGGCCGCGATCCTGGGCTCGGTGGTCTTCGGCTTCGTCGCCGTCTACTTCAACTACGCCTTCAAGGACACCGTCTTCAGCTTCCTGCTGAACGCCTCGGGCGCGATCGCGCTGTTCGTGTGGCTGGTGATCTGCCTGACCCAGCTGCGGATGCGCGGGATCCTGATGCGCGAGGCTCCGGAGAAGGTGACGGTGAAGATGTGGTTCTTCCCGTACCTGACCTGGGCCACCGCCGCGATGATCACCTTCGTCCTGGGCTACATGGTCTACGACAAGGACAACCGCGAGACCGTCCTGGTGTCGCTGCTGGTGGCGGCCGTGGTGATCGTCATCGGCGTGGTCCGCGACGTGCGCCGCAAGGCCGCCGCGCGCCTCGCCGCGTAACCGCGCGGACGTAGGAACGTAGGCACGACGCAAGCAGCCCCGGACCGCCCTCGCGGTCCGGGGCTGCCGCCGTCTGTACCCTCGGCCCGGTGCCCCGCAATGCGAAGAAGCCCCGCCGGCTGGTCGTCGACGGGCGCGTGTACATGTGGACGATGAGCCACCGTCACCGCCGGGACGAGGACGGCCGGGCCGTGGACTGCCGCCAGACCCTCACCCTGTCCCCGCAGCCCTCCGGCAGCGGCGGCCCGCTGCGCGTCGTCTTCGCCGACGGCCCCGGCCGGTACGTCCCGGGCGGGGCCCCCTTCGGTTCCGGGGACGTGGGCTTCACCCGGGGCGCCGACCTGAACCTGCACGAACCGCGCGCCGTACGGGCCCTGCTGGACGAGGCCCTGGCCCGCGGCTGGCGGCCCGACGACCGCCGACCGGTGGAGGTCGACGGCTGGACCCTGATCGAGGCCGCGGCCCTCCGGGCCGGGGGCACCGGCACCGGCACCGGCACCGGCACCGGCCCCACGGCTCCGTAGGGTCCGCGTACGGCGTCAGCCGCGGCGGCCCACCAGCTTCCAGGCGGCCGGCAGCAGGCCCATCGCCAGCGCGGCCTTGAGCGCGTCGCCGATCAGGAAGGGCGTCAGCCCCGCCGCGACGGCCGCGCCGAAGGTCATTCCGGTGGACAGCGCGAGGTAGGGGACGCCGACCCCGTAGATGACGGCGGAGCCCAGCACCATCGTGCCCGCGGTCCGCAGGACCGAGCGGTCGGAGCCGCGCCGCGCGAGGGCGCCGACGACGGTGGCGGCGAGCAGCATGCCGAGTACGTAGCCGAAGGAGGCCCCGCCCGCGCCGGAGGTGCCGCCCGCGAACCACGGCACGCCGGCCATGCCGACGAGGGCGTAGAGGGCGAGCGAGAGGAAGCCGCGGCGGGCGCCGAGGGCGGTGCCCACCAGGAGCGCGGCGAAGGTCTGGCCGGTGACGGGGACCGGGGAGCCGGGGACGGGCACGGCGATCTGCGCGGCCAGTCCGGTGAGCGCGGCTCCGCCGGCGACGAGCGCGATGTCGCGGACGCGGCTCGCGCTCGCGGGCAGCAGGTCGGCGAGGACGGCGCCGGGCCGGAAGGAGACGGAAGCAGTGCTCATGACGGGGGCTCCGCGAAGATCGTGGCGAGAAGGACGATCACCGACGTTAGTCCCGGTACCGGCGTCGCCCCAGGGTCGCCCGGGACAAAGCCGCGCTGCCCGGTTTGGTGGGGAGTGCACAAAGACCCGGCTCGACGCCCGAGTTGAAGTGATCCGGATCACGACCCACTAGCGACTGGTCGTCCGTTTTGCGCGGAGGGAGGCTCTGCGGGGAGACTGTGGGGTCCCTCCAATCCTCGCGGCCCCCACCGCCACCAGGCCACAGAGAGTACGAGCACCCCTCATGCGCGACCGCCTGCCCGAACCGACCTCCCCCGTAGACGTTTCGTCACCGGAACCCCTGAGCCACAGCCTCAAGCAGCGCCACCTGACCATGCTGGGCCTCGGCGGTGTGATCGGCGCCGGGCTGTTCGTCGGCTCCGGCGCGGGCATCACCATCGCGGGTCCCGCGATCATCTGCTCGTACCTGCTCGCGGGCGTCCTGGCGATGCTGGTGATGCGGGCGCTCGGCGAGATGTCGGCGGCGATGCCCGCCTCCGGTTCCTTCTCCGTCTACGCCGAGAAGGCGCTGGGCCGGTGGGCCGGTTTCTCGGCGGGCTGGCTGTACTGGTTCCTGCTGGTCGTGGTGCTGGCCGTGGAGGCGACGGCGGCGGCGAAGATCGCCAGCGGCTGGCTGCCCTCGGTGGACCAGTGGGTCTGGGTGCTCCTGTTCATGGTGGTCTTCACCGTGAGCAACCTGGCCGCGGTGCGCAACTTCGGCGAGTTCGAGTTCTGGTTCGCCGCCCTCAAGGTCGGCGCGATCGTGCTGTTCCTGATCCTCGGCACGCTGGCCGTCTTCGGCTTCCTCCCCGACACGGACCCGGTCGGCATGGCCAATCTGACCGGCCAGGGCGGGTTCTTCCCCAACGGGGCGGGCGGGGTGGTGGCCGGCATGCTGGCCGTCGTCTTCGCCTTCGGCGGTCTGGAGGTCGTCACCATCGCGGCCGCCGAGTCGGACGACCCGGCCCGGTCCGTGGCCCGCGCGGTGCGCAGCGCCGTTTGGCGCATCCTCTTCTTCTACGTGGGCTCGATGCTGGTCATCGTGAGCCTGCTGCCGTGGGATTCCCTCGAGCCGGGGCAGAGCCCGTACGTGGCGGTCCTCGATTCGATCGGCATCGCGCACGCCGGCCAGATCATGGACGTCGTGATCTTCGTGGCCCTGCTGTCGGCGCTCAACGCCAACCTGTACGGGTCCTCGCGCATGGTGTTCTCGCTGGCGGAGCGGGGCGAGGCGCCCAAGGCCCTGCTGAAGGTCTCGTCCGGCGGGGTGCCGCGCCGGGCGGTCTTCGCGTCGGTGGCCTTCGGGTTCGTCTCGGTGGTGCTGAACCTGCTGTGGCCGGACACGATCTTCCTCTACATGCTCAACGCGGTGGGCGCGGTGCTGCTCTTCGTCTGGGCGCTGATCGCGGTCTCGCAGCTGAAGCTGCGACCGAAGATCGAGCGGGACATGCCGGAGCGGCTGACGCTGCCGATGTGGCTCTTCCCGTACGCGACCTGGGCGGCGCTGGTCGCGATGGCCACGGTGCTGGTGCTGATGCTGTTCGACGATTCGGCGCGGCCGCAACTGCTGTGGTCCTCGGGAGCGGCGGCCGCGGTGCTGCTGGTGGCGTGGATCCGGGAGCTGCGCGCACCGAAGGCCTGACCCTCCCGCCCGGCCCCCGCGAAGCCCCCGCGCACACTGCGCGGGGGCCTTCGCGCGTCGGATGCGCGGGCACCTCGTCGGATGCGCGGGCACCTCGTCAGGTGCGCAGGTACGAGGCCCCGTTGACGTCGAGGACCGCGCCCGAGCTCCAGCGCGCCGCGGGCGAGGCCAGGTGGAGCACGGCGGCGGCGATCTCCTGCGGGGCACCCACCCGGCCGAAGGGGCTCTGCGCCCGGATCCGCTCGCCCTCCTCCCCCTCCAGCCGGCCGGCGACCCGCTCGGTGGCGACGAAGCCGGGTGCGACGGAGGCCACCGCGATCCCGTGGGGGGCGAGGGAAACGGCGAGGGACTGGCCCAGCGCGTGCAGCGCGGCCTTGGTGGCGCCGTAGGCGGGGTGGTCGGGCTCGCCCCGGAAGGCGCCGCGCGAGCCGATGTTGACGATGCGCCCCTCGCGGCCGCCGTCGATCATGCGGCGGGCCGCACAGTAGGAGAGGTTGGCCGCGCCGAACAGGTTGACCGCGGCCGTGTGCTGCCAGGCGGCCTGCCAGTCGGCGTACGAGGTGGTGGGCAGGGGGTGCGCGACCATCACGGCGGCGTTGTTCACGAGCACGTCGATCCCGCCGAGCGCCTCCTCGGCCTCGGCGGTGAGGGCTTCCACCCGCGCCGGGTCGGCGAGGTCGCCGGCGACCAGGACGTGGCCCCCGCCCGCCAGCTCCGCGAGGGTCCGCCCGGCGTCGGGCCCGGGAGCCGTGCAGTGCACCGCGACCCGGTCGCCCTGCGCGGCGAACGCGGTGGCGATCGCCCTCCCGATGCCCCGGGAGGCTCCGGTGACGAGCACCCCCCGGCCCGTCGCGGCCAATTCCCGTACGCCGTGGTCCATTCGGCCCTCCTCGTGCGCTCCCGTCCGATCTGCCAGCGTACGGGGATGATCACGCCCGGTCATCCTCATGTCCGGATAACGGACATGAAACGTCCGAAGATCGGACACGGGTGAGACTGGGGCACTCCCTACCGTCCCCCCGCACACCGGACAGGTCACCCGCATGAGCCAGACCACCGCCGCCCGCCGCGAACAGGACGCGCCGCCCGCCGGCGACGCGGGATCCCCGCTCGGCAACGGACTCAAGCAGCGCCACCTCTCGATGATCGCCCTCGGCGGAGTCATCGGCGCCGGCCTCTTCGTGGGATCCGGCGCCGGCATCGCGGCCGCCGGCCCCTCGATCGTGCTCGCGTACGCCGCCTCCGGCCTGCTCGTCATGTTCGTGATGCGGATGCTCGGCGAGATGTCCGCCGCCAACCCCGCCTCCGGCTCCTTCTCGGTGCACGCGGACCGGGCCATCGGCCCGTGGGCGGGGTTCACGGCGGGCTGGATGTTCTGGACCCTGCTGTGCGTGGGCGTGGCCATCGAGGCCATCGGCGCGGCGCACATCATGACGGGCTGGTTCCCGGGCACCCCCTCGTGGATGTGGGTGCTGATCTTCATGGCGCTCTTCTGCGGGTCCAACCTGGCCGCCGTCTCCAACTTCGGCGAGTTCGAGTTCTGGTTCGCCGCCCTGAAGATCGGCGCCATCGGGCTCTTCCTGGGCCTCGGCGTACTGGCCGTCCTGGGCGTGCTGCCCGGCACCGACTCCCCCGGCTCCGCCAATCTGCTGCACGACGGCGGCTTCCTGCCCAACGGCGTGGACGGGCTGCTGGTCGGCCTGCTCGCCTCCGTGGTCGCGTACGGCGGCCTGGAGACGGTGACCATCGCGGCCGCCGAGTCCGACAACCCGGTCCGGGGCGTCGCCAAGGCCGTGAAGACCACCATGTGGCGGATCGCGATCGTCTACGTCGGCTCGATGCTGGTCATCGTCACCCTGCTGCCGTGGAACGACCCGGCGGTCACCACCGAGGGCCCGTACGCGGCCACCCTGGACCACCTGGGCATCCCGCACGCCGGCCAGGTGATGAACGTGGTCATCCTGATCGCCCTGCTGTCCGCGATGAACGCGAACATCTACGGCTCCTCGCGCATGGCCTACTCCCTCGTCTCCCGCGGCCAGGGTCCCAAGGCCCTGGGCAAGGTCACGGGCCGGGTGCCGCGCCGCGCCGTGCTCGCCTCCTCCGGCTTCGGCTTCGTCACCGTGCTGCTGTCCTACTGGTATCCGGACACCCTCTTCGCCTGGCTGCTGAACATGGTCGGCGGCGTCATCCTCGTCGTCTGGGGCTTCATCGCCGTCTCGCAGTTCGTGCTGCGGCGCCGCATGGAGCGCGAGGCCCCCGAGAAGCTGGTCGTGAAGATGTGGGGCTTCCCCTATCTGACCTGGGTCGCGCTGGCCGGACTGGCCGGGGTCCTGGTCCTGATGGCCATGGGTGAGGACACCCGGGTCCAGCTCGTCTTCACCGGCGGCCTGACCCTCGCACTGGCCGTCACGGGGTACGTGATGCAGCGCCGGGCGGCGGCCAGGGCCTGACCTGCCCCGGAGACGGCGAAGGCGCGCCCCGTGCGAAGGCACGGGGCGCGCCTTCGCCGTCTCCGGGACCCCTTACGCCACCCCTTGATCAGATGCTGCTAGCGTGCAGTTGCGCATTAATTGCAATAAGCAGTTGGCACGCCGAGGGGACCGGATCACACGCATGGCCATCTACACGCTTCCTGAGCTTCCTTACGACTACGCGGCTCTCGAGCCGGTGATCAACCCGCAGATCATCGAGCTGCACCACGACAAGCACCACGCGGCCTACGTCACGGGCGCCAACAACACGCTGGAGCAGCTGGAGGAGGCGCGCGACAAGGAGAACTGGGGCGCGCTGAACGGCCTGGAGAAGAACCTGGCCTTCCACCTCTCCGGCCACATCCTCCACAGCATCTACTGGCACAACATGGCCAGCCCGAAGACCGGCGAGGGCGGCGGCGAGCCCACCGCGGCCGACGGCCTGGGCGAGCTGGCCGACGCGATCACCGAGTCCTTCGGCTCCTTCGCGAAGTTCCGCAAGCAGCTGACCTTCGCGTCCTCCGCGACCCAGGGCTCCGGCTGGGGCGTGCTCGCGTACGAGCCCGTCAGCGGCCGCCTGCTCGTCGAGCAGATCTACGACCACCAGGGCAACGTCGGCGTGGCCAGCACCCCGATCCTGGTGTTCGACGCCTGGGAGCACGCCTTCTACCTGCAGTACAAGAACCAGAAGGTGGACTTCATCGAGGCCATGTGGAACGTCGTCAACTGGCAGGACGTGGCCAAGCGCTACGCCGACGCCAAGGCGAACACCCCGCTGCTGATCCCCGCCAAGGGCTGATCGCACCCCCGAAGCCCGTCCGCCTCGTGATCGTCTTCTCAACCTTCGCCGGCGGGCGTGTCCACCAGTAGGCCCCCGCGAGGACATGACTCGCGGGGGCCTTCTGCGTCCACCAGGCCGTCCACCTCGCCGACCGCCGTGAACTCCCGGGCCAGCCCCGTCTCGTGCAACCGCGCGAACGGACCGAAGGGGATGCCGAACTCCGATTCCCCGCGGTCGAAGTTCCAGCTCTTGTGCACCTGGAAGCGGTAGTCGCTCACCACGGACCCGTCCTCGTGGACCCGTACCGTGCCGCTGATCCGGTACTGGGCCCCGCGCAGCGCCAGCCACCAGTCCGCGCTGCCGCCCGCGCCGGCCCGCCGGCCGATCAGCACCCCGCGCCAGCCGCTGTCCGCCGCGTACGCGCCCGGCTCGCCCAGGGCTCCGGCAGCCGCCCGCCACTCGGCGAGCCGGGCGTCCACCTCTTCCCGTACGGCGGGCACCGCGAGCAGCGCCCGCGCGTCGACCCGGTACGGGCGGCCCGTGCCCCGGAGGTAGTGCCGCAGGGTGCCGGCGGCGTGCCGGACCCCGAGGGCCGCCCACAGCGGGGGCACCGCGACGCAAGCTGCCCGCAGCACCCGGTCTCGGGGGCGTGCGGGCAGGCTGGCGTGCGCGGCGTTGTCGTTCGGTATCGCGGGCTCCGCCCGGCCGCCACTGCGGCCGAGCGGTTCCTCCTGTGCCGGGCTGGTCCCCATAGGGGGACGTTAAGGGAGGAAGCGGACCGCTGCTAGTCGAAGCTAGTCGAAGAGCGGGCCCTGGGTACGGGTGCGCTTGATCTCGTAGAAGCCGGGGGTGGAGGCGACCAGCAGGGTGCCGTCCCAGAGGCGGGCGGCGGCCTCGCCGCGCGGGGCCGGGGTGACGACGGGGCCGAAGAAGGCCACTTCCTCGCCGCCGGCGCCGGGCACCGAGATCACCGGGGTGCCGACCTCCTGGCCGACGCGGTTGATGCCGTCGTTGTGCGAGTCGCGCAGGACCTCGTCGTACTCGTCGGAGTCGGCGTAGTGGATCAGCTCGGCGGGCAGGCCCACCTCGTCCAGGGCCGCGGCGATCGCCTCGCGGGTCGGGCCCTGGGCCTCGTTGTGGAAGCGGGTGCCGAGCGCGGTGTAGAGCTTGCCGGTGATCTCGTCGCCGAACTTCTGCTGGGCGGCGACGACCACGCGCACGGGGGCCCAGCCCTTGGGGCCGAGCAGATCGCGGTAGCGCTCGGGCAGTTCGTCGAGCTTGTTCTCGTTCAGCACGGCGAGGCTCATCACGTGCCAGCGCACCTCGACGTCACGGACCTTCTCGACCTCGAGCATCCAGCGGGAGGTCATCCAGGCCCAGGGGCAGAGCGGGTCGAACCAGAAGTCGACCGGGGTCTTCGCGCGCACCTGGGTGTCCTGGGTGTCAGCCATGTCTCTCCTCAGATCGGAACGTTCCTCCCTGCCCAACCGCCCCGACCGCACACGCATTCCCCATGGGAGGATTCGGTCAGGTATCGCGATCACGCACGAAGGAGTGCACGTGCCCGGAGAGAATCTGTCCCGTGACGAGGCCCGCGAGAGGGCCGAGCTGCTGTCCGTCGACGGGTACGAGGTGGTCCTCGACTTGAGGTCCGCGGTGGACGAGGCCGAACCGGCCGACGGGCCCCGGACCTTCCGCTCGGTGACCACCGTCCGCTTCCGGGCCGCCACCCCGGGAGCCGCCACCTTCGCGGACCTCATCGCGCCCTCGGTCAACTCCGTGACCCTCAACGGGCACGAGCTGGACCCGGCCGCCGTCTTCGACGGGGCCCGGATCGCCCTGGACGGCCTGGCCTCCGAGAACGTCCTGGTCGTGGACGCGAACTGCGCGTTCAGCCGCACCGGCGAGGGCATGCACCGCTTCGTCGACCCGGAGGACGGCGAGGTCTACCTCTACACCCAGTACGAGCCGGCCGACGCGAGGCGGGTGTACGCCAACTTCGAGCAGCCCGACCTGAAGGCCCCGTACCGCTTCGAGGTGACCGCGCCCGAGGGCTGGCAGGTCTGGAGCAACGGCGCCGAGGAGTCCCGCGAGGGCTGCACCCGCCGCTTCGCCGAGACCGCGCCGATCTCCACCTACATCACCTGCGTGGTGGCGGGCCCGTACCACTACGTGACGGACACCTACACGCGCGGGGACCTGACGATCCCGCTCGGCGCGATGTGCCGCAAGGGCCTGGCCAAGCACTTCGACGCGGACGACGTGTTCCTCGTCACCAAGCAGGGCTTCGACCTGTTCCACGAGATCTTCGACTACCCCTACCCCTTCGGGAAGTACGACCAGGCCTTCGTGCCGGAGTACAACCTGGGCGCGATGGAGAACCCGGGGATGGTGACCTTCCGCGAGGAGTACATCTTCCGCGGGAAGGTCACGCAGGCCTCGTACGAGCGGCGCGCGAACGTCATCCTGCACGAGATGGCGCACATGTGGTTCGGCGACCTGGTCACCATGAAGTGGTGGGACGACCTGTGGCTGAAGGAGTCCTTCGCTGACTTCATGGGCTCCTTCGGGCTGGTCGAGGCCACCCGCTTCGACCAGGCGTGGGTCACCTTCGCCAACAGCCGCAAGGCCTGGGCCTACCGCGCCGACCAGCTGCCGTCCACGCACCCGATCACGGCCGACATCCGTGACCTGGAGGACGCGAAGCTGAACTTCGACGGCATCACCTACGCCAAGGGCGCGGCGGTGCTCAAGCAGCTCGTGGCGTACGTGGGCCGGGACGCCTTCCTCGAAGGCGCGCGGCGCTACTTCAAGGCCAACGCGTACGGGAACACCACCCTGGACGACCTGCTGTCGGTGCTCGCGGAGGTCTCCGGCCGGGACATGGCCGAATGGTCGCGGGCCTGGCTGCAGACGGCCGGCGTGAACGCGCTGACCCCGGTGGTGACCTGCGACGCGGGCGGCCGGGTGACCGAGCTGGCGGTGCTCCAGGACGGCGACGAGCTGCGCCCCCACCGGGTCGCGGTGGGCCTGTACCGGCTGGACGCGGACGGCGCGCTGGTCCGCTACGCGCGGGCCGAGGCCGACGTGGCCGGCGCCCGGACCGTGGTGGGCGAACTGGCCGGCCAGGAGCGTCCCGCCCTGGTCCTGGTCAACGACGACGACCTCACCTACTGCAAGATCCGCTTCGACGCGGACTCGCTGGCCACGCTCCGCTCCCACCTGGGCTCGGTGGCGGACCCGCTGACCCGCGCGCTGTGCTGGTCGGCGCTGTGGAACCTGACCCGTGACGCGCTGATGCCGGCCCGGGACTTCGTCTCGCTCGTACTGGCCCACGCGGGCCGGGAGACCGACGTCGGCGTGCTCCAGATGCTGCACTCCCAGGCGCTGTCCGCGGTCACCCACTACGCGGACCCCCAGTGGCGGGAGCAGGGCGGCCGGGTGCTGGCCGCGTGCGCGCTGCAGGAACTGCGGTTCGCCGAGCCGGGGTCGGAGCACCAGCTGACCTGGGCCCGGTTCTTCGCGGCGAGCGCGGCCACCGAGGGCGACTTCCAGCTGCTGCTGGGTCTGCTGGAGGGCTCGGCGCGGATCGACGGGCTGGAGGTGGACCAGGAGCTGCGCTGGGACTTCCTGCTGCCGCTGGCCGCGCACGGGGCGGTGGACGAGTCCGTCCTGACCGCCGAACTGGCCCGGGACGACACGGCGTCGGGCAAGCGGCACCAGGTGCGCTGCCTGGCGGCGCGGCCCTCGGCCGCGGTCAAGGACCAGGCGTGGGCGGCCGTCGTGGAGTCGGACGCGCTGTCGAACGCGCTGGTCGAGGCGACGATCGCGGGGATGCAGCAGCCTTCGCAGCGAGGGCTGCTGGCCGGGTTCGTCGCGCCGTACTTCGCCGCGATCGAGCGGGTGTGGGCGGACCGGTCGATCCAGATCGGCATCGACGTGGTGCGGGGCCTGTACCCGTCGCTCCAGGGCTCCCAGGAGACCCTGGACGCCACTGACGCATGGCTGGCCGCGCATGCCGATGTGGCCCCGGCTCTGCGCCGCCTGGTGCTGGAGTCCCGGGACGACCTGGCCAGGGCCCTGCGGGCGCAGGCCTGCGACACCGCGGCGGCGGGCTGACCCCGCGAGGCTGCCTCAAGCGCCGGCGGGGCTGGAAAATCCAGCCCCGCCGGCGTTTGAGGCGCGGGGTCCGGGGCGGAGCCCCGGGAGCGGCGCCGGGCCCGCTCACCGGCGCACTCCATCGGCAGTCGAACGTCCGTACTTTAGCCCCGGCTTGTCCCGATTTGCCGACGGATGTGTAACAGGGGTTAGCAAGGCCATGGCCTGAGGGAATCACCGCGTCATGAACCACAACGCGCCCCTCCCCCTCGCCCACCTCACCGGCAGCCGCCCCCGCGTGCTCTCGCTGGCCCAGCTCCGCGAGCACGGCGTCTCCGCCTCCGACGCCGCCGACCGCGACTGGCAGCAGATCCTGCCCGGGGTGTTCCTGCTCCACTCCGGCCCCGCGACCAGCGAGGAGCGGCTGCACGCGGCGCTCCTGTACGCGGGGCGGCGCGGCGACGAGGTCATGGTGACCGGGCTCGCCGCCCTCGCGCTGTACCGGTTCTCCGCCGCCCCCGCCCTGGCCGGCCTCCCCCACATCGACGTCCTCGTGCCGAACACCCGCCGGCTGCGGTCCGCCGGGCAGGTCCGCATCGTCCGGACGCACACCCCGCCCCGGCCGATGGAGGTCAACGGCCTGCCCGTCGCCCCCGTGGCCCGCGCCGTCGCCGACGCCGTCGCCCAGCTCTCCGACGCCGGTACGGTCCGCCGGCTGCTCAGCGAAGCCGTCCGCGGCGGGCACTGCGAACCGGCTGCCGTGGTACGGGAACTGACGGTGGCCCGGCTGCTGAACCGGCCGCACGTGGTCGACGCCGTCGAATCACTGCTCGCGGAGGGCCGGGCCATCGCCGAGGACCGGCTGTACCAGCTCGTACGCGGCTTCGACCTCCCCGAGCCCGTCTGGAACGTGGACCTGCGCCTGCCCGGCGGCCCGCACCTCGGAGGGGTCGACGCGTACTGGCCCGAGCAGGCCGTCGCCCTGGAGATCGACACCCGGGCCCCGCGCCAGGGCGAGGACGAGGAGTGGTCGGAGTCGGTCCGCAAGCGGGAGACGCTGGAGCGGTGCGGGGTGACCGTCCTGCACCTCACCCCGCGCAAGCTCCGCGACTGGCCCGAGCAGCAGGCGGCGGTGGTCCGCACCGCCCTGACCGCGTCCGGCGACCGCGAGCCGGCCGCCTACCTCGTCGTACTCCCCCGGTGAGGCGGCGCCGGCCACGGCCAAGGCAGCGCCGGGTTCGCCGGCGAGTACTCCGGGGTGCTCCACCGCAGCCGCCCCGGGTGCACGCTCTCCACCACCGCTTCGACCCGGAACCGGACCCGGCGGGACCCGCCCGGCTCGAATTCGGTCTCCGCCCGGCCGCTGAGCTGGAGCAGCGCCCCGCTCTCCCAGTCCGGGAACAGCAGCCCGGCCCGTGCGTCCGTCAGCAGGTTCCCCAGCGTCAGGAACATCGCGTTCCCGGGATAGTCCGGCCAGGCCAGCTCGGTCGGCGACAACACCTCCACGAACCCCGGCAGCCCGCCCCGGTGGCTCGCGTCGACCCCGTCCGCCTCGGCGGTGGTGGTGACGAAGAAGGTGTCGGCGGCGCGGACGGCCCGTTCCTGGTCGGGGGTGAGCGCGTACCCACGCCGCACGACACCGGCTCCTTCGGCGACGAGCTGGACAGGCTGCCGCTTCTGGAGGTACTTGGGGCAGTTCGCGAAGACCTGCTCCGCCCTGATCGCGAACCCGCCCGGGGTCGCCTCGAGGGTCCCGTTGAGCCGCATCCGGCGCCGGGTGCGCGGGTCGAGGGAGATGGTCCCGACCCGGGTGGAGCCGGTGGCCAGCGCCCCGGCGAGCGGATCGCCGTCCGGGACTCCGCCGGCGACCGCGATCCGGTCCGGCGCGGTGGCCCGTACGAAGCCGGGGGCGCCGGTCAGGAGCGAGATCCACAGCCTCCCGTGCGCGTCGGCGGCGCCGACGACCAGGTGCGGCTGCTGCGCCAGGAAGTCCG contains these protein-coding regions:
- a CDS encoding SDR family NAD(P)-dependent oxidoreductase, encoding MDHGVRELAATGRGVLVTGASRGIGRAIATAFAAQGDRVAVHCTAPGPDAGRTLAELAGGGHVLVAGDLADPARVEALTAEAEEALGGIDVLVNNAAVMVAHPLPTTSYADWQAAWQHTAAVNLFGAANLSYCAARRMIDGGREGRIVNIGSRGAFRGEPDHPAYGATKAALHALGQSLAVSLAPHGIAVASVAPGFVATERVAGRLEGEEGERIRAQSPFGRVGAPQEIAAAVLHLASPAARWSSGAVLDVNGASYLRT
- a CDS encoding biotin transporter BioY; the protein is MSTASVSFRPGAVLADLLPASASRVRDIALVAGGAALTGLAAQIAVPVPGSPVPVTGQTFAALLVGTALGARRGFLSLALYALVGMAGVPWFAGGTSGAGGASFGYVLGMLLAATVVGALARRGSDRSVLRTAGTMVLGSAVIYGVGVPYLALSTGMTFGAAVAAGLTPFLIGDALKAALAMGLLPAAWKLVGRRG
- a CDS encoding amino acid permease is translated as MSQTTAARREQDAPPAGDAGSPLGNGLKQRHLSMIALGGVIGAGLFVGSGAGIAAAGPSIVLAYAASGLLVMFVMRMLGEMSAANPASGSFSVHADRAIGPWAGFTAGWMFWTLLCVGVAIEAIGAAHIMTGWFPGTPSWMWVLIFMALFCGSNLAAVSNFGEFEFWFAALKIGAIGLFLGLGVLAVLGVLPGTDSPGSANLLHDGGFLPNGVDGLLVGLLASVVAYGGLETVTIAAAESDNPVRGVAKAVKTTMWRIAIVYVGSMLVIVTLLPWNDPAVTTEGPYAATLDHLGIPHAGQVMNVVILIALLSAMNANIYGSSRMAYSLVSRGQGPKALGKVTGRVPRRAVLASSGFGFVTVLLSYWYPDTLFAWLLNMVGGVILVVWGFIAVSQFVLRRRMEREAPEKLVVKMWGFPYLTWVALAGLAGVLVLMAMGEDTRVQLVFTGGLTLALAVTGYVMQRRAAARA
- a CDS encoding superoxide dismutase; its protein translation is MAIYTLPELPYDYAALEPVINPQIIELHHDKHHAAYVTGANNTLEQLEEARDKENWGALNGLEKNLAFHLSGHILHSIYWHNMASPKTGEGGGEPTAADGLGELADAITESFGSFAKFRKQLTFASSATQGSGWGVLAYEPVSGRLLVEQIYDHQGNVGVASTPILVFDAWEHAFYLQYKNQKVDFIEAMWNVVNWQDVAKRYADAKANTPLLIPAKG
- a CDS encoding amino acid permease is translated as MSSTTTLQKAGDPTGEPGSAQPSDGLKAGLKNRHLSMIAIGGVIGAGLFVGSGGGIAKTGPAILISYALVGAMVVFVMRMLGEMAAASPNSGSFSAYADRALGRWAGFSIGWLYWFFWVVVLAVEATAGAVILEGWVPAVPQWAWALIVMAVLTVTNLGSVASYGEFEFWFAGIKVVAIGGFVIIGMLAVFGVLPGSDNPGAGFAHLTDTGGFMPNGWGSVLTGVLMVVFSFMGSEIVTLAAGESEDPRRAVTKATNSVIWRIGVFYLGSIFIVLTLLPWNDKSITEKGSYVAALDSIGIAHAGQIMNVIVLTAVLSCLNSGLYTASRMAFSLGERGDAPKAFAKVSKRGVPTAAILGSVVFGFVAVYFNYAFKDTVFSFLLNASGAIALFVWLVICLTQLRMRGILMREAPEKVTVKMWFFPYLTWATAAMITFVLGYMVYDKDNRETVLVSLLVAAVVIVIGVVRDVRRKAAARLAA
- a CDS encoding amino acid permease — protein: MRDRLPEPTSPVDVSSPEPLSHSLKQRHLTMLGLGGVIGAGLFVGSGAGITIAGPAIICSYLLAGVLAMLVMRALGEMSAAMPASGSFSVYAEKALGRWAGFSAGWLYWFLLVVVLAVEATAAAKIASGWLPSVDQWVWVLLFMVVFTVSNLAAVRNFGEFEFWFAALKVGAIVLFLILGTLAVFGFLPDTDPVGMANLTGQGGFFPNGAGGVVAGMLAVVFAFGGLEVVTIAAAESDDPARSVARAVRSAVWRILFFYVGSMLVIVSLLPWDSLEPGQSPYVAVLDSIGIAHAGQIMDVVIFVALLSALNANLYGSSRMVFSLAERGEAPKALLKVSSGGVPRRAVFASVAFGFVSVVLNLLWPDTIFLYMLNAVGAVLLFVWALIAVSQLKLRPKIERDMPERLTLPMWLFPYATWAALVAMATVLVLMLFDDSARPQLLWSSGAAAAVLLVAWIRELRAPKA